The Rhizobiaceae bacterium genome contains the following window.
GTTCGGCTATATGGAGCAGCCGAACATTCCCAAGGCGCTGGCGATCTGCCGCAAGCAGGGCTGGAAGTTCGACATCATGACGACCTCCTTCTTCCTGTCGCGTCGCGCGCTCAAGGCGTCGGCCAATTCCGGGATGCCGTTGTGGCAGGACAAGTTGTTCATCGGCCTTGCGCGCACCGCTGCCGACGCGACCGAGTACTTCCAGATTCCAACAGGGCGTGTGGTCGAGGTCGGAACGCAGGTGACGATCTGACATGCCGGGCTCGTTGGTGCTGGTCACTGGCGGCTCCGGCTTCATCGGCGTCCACTGCATCGCGAAGCTGCTCGAAGCGGGCTATCGGGTTCGCGCCACGGTTCGCTCGGCGAAGCGCGAGCCCGAAATCCGCGCGATGCTGGCAAGGGCAGGCATTGATGCGGGCAATCGCCTTGAGACAGTGCTCGCCGACCTGATGAGCGATGTCGGCTGGCGAGAAGCCGTATCGGGCTGCACCTACGTCCTGCACATCGCCTCGCCGCTTCCGCATGCCCAACCGGCGAACCCGGACGAACTCATCGTCCCGGCCCGCGAGGGCACGCTTCGCGTCCTCAGGGCCGCGCGCGACGCACATGTGCGGCGCGTCGTGCTCACCTCGTCTTTCGCGGCCATCGGCTACGGGCATGCGCCCCGATCACAACCCTACACGGAGGAGGATTGGACCGACGAGACCGCCGTCGCCACGCCTTACATAAAGTCAAAGACCATTGCCGAACGCGCCGCCTGGGCGTTCGTCCACGAGGAAGGAAACGGGCTGGAGCTTGCCGTTGTCAATCCCGTCGTGGTGCTCGGCCCCGTGCTCGGGGCAGATTATTCAGCGTCCATCGCCTTGATAGGTTCGATGCTGGAAGGCAGGGTTCCGTTCCTGCCCCGCCTCATGCTCGGCATCGTGGATGTGCGCGATGTTGCGGACCTTCATCTTGCTGCGATGACCGCACCGCAGGCCGCAGGTGAACGTTTCTTAGCTGTGGCGGACGGCTTCATGTCCATGCGCGACATTGCCGGGGTGCTGAAAGCGGGGCTGGGCAGTGCGGCATCGCGCGTGTCCACCCGCGTCCTGCCGGATTGGGTGGTGCGGGTGGCGGCCTTGTTCAGCGCTTCGGCGAGGCTCGCCGCGGGGCCGGAACTTGGGCGCATCAGGAATGCAAGCAGCGCGAAGGCGCAAGATGTGCTTGGCTGGAAGCCGCGCCCGCGCGAGGAGGCGATCCTGTCATCGGCGCGCAGCCTCCTCGACCTCGGACTGGTGAAGGGCGGCAGCCAAAAACCTGTTGCAAAGCCCGTCGAGCGAGACTAGAACGCCGAACCGTAACGTACGGTACGGCGTTTGGTCCGACATGCGAACTTCAACATGAGCCAACTTGCCCGAGAGATCGGTGCGCCGGAGCGCACAGCCGATCCGCTCACGGAGCGGCAGGAAGCGGTTCTTGACGCCGTGCTCGCGCTGATGGTGGAGCAGGGCGGAAGCCTCACCATGACGGATATTGCGCGGCGTGCCTCGTGCTCCAAGGAAACGCTGTACAAATGGTTCGGTGACCGCGACGGCATCCTGACGGCGACCGTTCGCTGGCAGGCGTCGAAGGTGCGGGCGGGCAATTATGACGCGCAGAAGCTCGACGCCCGGGCATTGCGCGAGAGCCTTGAAAACTTCGCGCGCAACTGGCTCGCCGTGATTTCATCCAGTACCTCGGTCGCCCTGAACCGCATCGCCATCGGCGAGGCGGCGTCCCACAGGAGCGATCTCGGCCGCATCGTGCTCGCCAATGGCAGGCTGGCGATCGGAGAGCGCCTCAAGCCGCTCCTGGAAGCGGCGCGCACGGCGGGGCTGCTCAGCTTTGACGACGCGGAATCCACGTTCCGAACGTTTTTCGGGCTGGTCGGTCGCGACGTGCAGATCAGGCTGCTGCTGGGCGACGCCCTGAAATATTCCGCGCCTGAGATCGCGGCGGATGCACGCCGCGCGACGGACCAGTTTCTCACCCTTTTCGGACCGCCCGGGACGGCCGGAGAAAATTCCAACAACCCGCACATCAATACCTAGGAAGGAAACGAGCATGCGCGTTTATTATGATCGGGATGCCGATCTCAATCTCATCAAGGGCAAGAAGGTCGCCATCATCGGCTATGGGTCGCAGGGTCGCGCCCATGCGCTCAACCTCAAGGATTCCGGCGTCAAGGAAATCGCCATCGGCCTCAAGCCCGGCTCGGCCACCGCGAAGAAGGTCGAGGCAGACGGCCTCAAGGTGCTCAGCGTGGCCGAGGCCGCGAAATGGGCCGACCTGATGATGATGGCGACGCCGGACGAATTGCAGGCCGACATCTACAAGAACGAGATTGCGCCGAACATTCGCGACGGTGCTGCCATTGCGTTCGCCCATGGCCTCAACGTTCATTTCGGCCTCATCGAGCCGAAGGTGTCCGTCGATGTGCTGATGGTGGCTCCGAAGGGTCCGGGCCACACCGTGCGCGGCGAATATGAGAAGGGCGGCGGCGTGCCGTGCCTCGTCGCCGTCCATCAGGACGCGTCGGGCAATGCGCTTGACCTCGGCCTTTCCTATGCCTGCGGCGTGGGCGGGGGACGCTCGGGCGTCATCGAGACCTCCTTCAAGGAAGAATGCGAGACGGATTTGTTCGGCGAGCAGGTCGTGCTCTGCGGCGGACTGGTCGAGTTGATCCGCGCGGGGTTCGAGACGCTGGTCGAGGCCGGTTATGCGCCGGAGATGGCCTATTTCGAGTGCCTCCACGAAGTGAAGCTGATCGTCGACCTGATCTATGAAGGCGGCATCGCCAACATGAATTATTCGATCTCGAACACGGCGGAATGGGGCGAATATGTTACCGGCCCGCGCATCATCACGCCGGAGACCAAAGCCGAGATGAAGCGCGTGTTGAAGGACATCCAGACCGGAAAGTTCACCTCCGAATGGATGCAGGAATATCGTTCCGGCCTCGCGCGCTTCAAGGGCATTCGCCGCATGAACGACAGCCACCAGATCGAGCAGGTCGGCGAAAAGCTGCGCGGCATGATGCCGTGGATTTCCAAGAACAAGCTCGTCGACAAGGCGAAGAACTAGATTTTATGGAGGATGGCACGGCATCCGCCCGTGCCATCCTGTTGCATTGCAACACACCTGTCCCACACCTGTGGGCTACTGCTTTCGAATGATCTGTGAATTCACGCAAAAGTTGTTCCGTTTCGGGACGATTTCAACTGGCACGGAAATCGCATATCATGTTATGTGGCGGCAAAGAGACTGAGACGAGGACTTATGAACGTGATTGCGGAGAAATCCATCGGGCTTGATGGGGTGGTGTTTCGGGAGCGCAGGGACGGGCGTCGGCAGAAAGTGCTGAAGCATGGGGTTATCAGCTTCGACCGGAACAGGCATGTCTTCGAATGCGTCGTAAGGAATGAGAGCGAAACTGGGGCGACGCTCTTCCTCAATCAGGCTGATGAGTTGCCGGAAGAATTCGACATCTTGATTCTTCCAAGCAGCAGGAAGTGCCTTGCACGTATTCGTTGGAGATCCGGGGAACGGGTGGGCGTCTCCTTCGAATAAAAGAAAAACCGGCGCTTCGGCGCCGGTTTTGCTTTCAGCCGTCGGGTGACTGGCATTGCCTGCGTGGACCGGAGAACGGCTGCCAGCTGTTGTCCGATTCCCTGTATGACCGATAGCGCGCATAGCACCAGTCGATATGCTTCTGCGGCAGCCCTGTCGCCCGGTAGGTCGGGTCGGGCGGCCTTATCTCGCGCACAAGCGGCTTGTCCTCCTGCATCTTCGGCACGCGATAATCCATTTCCGGCTGTTGCAGCTTGACAGGCGGGGGGAAGGGCGACTGCCGGAACATTTCGCGGCCGGGCAGTTGCGGCGGACGAGTTCCCTGAAGATATGGCTGCCGGATCGGGCCTATGGTCAGGCAGCGCGGGCCCGTGCAATCGAGCTGGACCTCAATGACAAGATCGCTCGCATTGGGCCGGGCGAACGGAATCGCTCCCGCTGCCTGCGTCGTTGCAAGTATCAAGCCCGCCACCAGCCATTGTCCAGGTATCATGCAAAATCTCCAGCTCGCCCTAATTTGGGGAGGCGTGAGGCATCCGTCAATTTTAACCGGGGTCAATGGCTTGAGTTTCGCGAGGCTTGCAGGCAAAGCTCCCACCATGTCGTTGCGCATCGCCACCTTCAACGTCGAGAATCTCATGCGCCGGTTCGACTATTCCGGCTATCGCAACCAGCTCAACCAGGACCGGGTGCTGGCCCTCTACGAGATCAAGGACGAACAGGAATACCGCATCCTCGAACAGGCGCGGGAGCTTGCGGGCGCCGACGACACGCGCCAGCAGACGGCGCTCGCCATCGTCGCGACGCGCGCCGACATTATCTGCATGCAGGAAGTCGACAATATCGAGGCTCTGAACGCTTTCGAATATGGATATCTGTTCAAGATGGTCGGGCAGGGCTATCGCCAGAAATACACGACCGCCGGCAATGACAGCCGTGGCATCGATGTCGGCATCATGATGCGCGAGGAGACGGCGGACGGGCAACCGATCGAATTTGTGCGCATGACCAGCCACGCGCACCACACATTCGAGGAGTTCGGCCTGTTCACGCCCGCGCTCGCGGAGCTTGGCGAGAAGCCCTATGAGCGGATTTTCCGGCGCGACTGCCTTGAGATTGACGTCAGGATCGAGGGCAGGCCGCTTACTATCTATGTCGTGCACCTGAAATCGATGGGCAGCCCGCGGAACGGGCTTTCGGGGCGCGAGGCCACAATGCCGCTGCGCATTGCCGAGGCGCAGGCCATACGCCGCATCATCGAGGACCGCTTTGGCAGGGACCATACGGCGAAAAAGCGCTGGGTGATCTGCGGTGACTTCAATGACTATGCCGAGCGGATTGTCATCAATGGCGATCAGTTCAATGGCTATGAATTCGATCCGGTCGAGGAAACCCAATCTTCGCTCGACGTGCTGCTGGCGGATGGGTTTGCGGAAAGCCTTGTCGGGCGTCGTCCCGAACTCGACCGCTGGACGCTCTATCACAATCGTGGGCCGCAGGAGCGGCACCTGTGCCAGCTCGACTACATCCTGGTCTCGCCGCTGCTCGCGCAGCAAAATTCCAATGCCGTGCCCGAGATTATCCGCAACGGCCAGCCGTTCCGCACGCCGTTTCCGCCGGGGCAGGAGGTCGAGCGCTATCCACGGATCGGCTGGGATCGCCCCAAGGCGTCGGATCACTGTCCGGTGGTCGTCACGCTGGACATTCTGGCATGAGTTTCGTGCTGCCGCGCGGGCAGGTGCTTCCAGTGCATGAGATCGACATGCGCTTGCTGGACACGCCGCATCCCTACGAAGCCGCCTATGCGGACCGGATTGCCGAAAACTGGAAGCTGGACCATGCGGCAAATCCGCATCTCTTCAACGGTATCATTGTCATGCCCTCGGCATTCCGGCTGTCGGGAACGCGGCTTACGGGCGAATGCAATGCGGTGAACTACGCGACCTTGCTTTACTGGCGCAAGAACAAGGGGCCGAACGGGCTGGAGCACGGCTTTGCGTTCCCCGCGCTCGTGTCGCGCGACAATGCGCTGGTGGCGATCAGGATGGGCAAGCACACGGCAAATCCGGGGCGTATCTATTTCCCCGCCGGTTCGTTCGAGCCCGGTGACTTCGTGGGCGGGCAGGTTGATGTGCACGGCAATATGTGCCGCGAGGTCGTTGAGGAAACGGGGCTCGACATCAGTTCCGCGCCGTTCGATCCGCACTATCATATTTTCTCGCAGAACTATGCGACTGTGCTCTTTCGCCGCTATTGGCTGGATGAGGATGCTGAGACTCTTGCCCGTCGCATCGAGGGGTTCGTGGCGGCTGAAGCCGAGCCCGAAATCGAGGGCCCCGTGGTGATCCGCAAAGGCGACAATCCCGAAAATATGTCGCCCCACATGGCGGCAATCGTTCGCTGGCATTTCGGGAGGGAGTGAGGGGCCAAGGCTCTGCTACTCATGCCTCAGTGCATCGATCGGATCGAGGCGCGCGCCGCGCAGTGCGGGGAAAAATCCGAACACCATGCCGATAAGCGCCGAGAAGCCGACGGCTAGCAAGATGATCGTGGCGCTTGGCACGAAAGGCACGCCCATGGCCCATGCGGCGGCGTAGGCGAGCCCAAGCCCGAGCGCGATGCCGAGTGACCCGCCGATCAACGACAGAACGGTTGCCTCAACCAGAAACTGCACGAGAATGTGCCGCTCATGCGCGCCGATCGCGAGCCGGATGCCGATTTCGCGCGTGCGCTCGGTCACGGAAACGAGCATGATGTTCATGATGCCGATGCCGCCGACGAGCAGGCTCACCCCGGCGACCGCGCCGAGCATGCCGGTCATGACCGTCGTGGTCGAAGCCATGGTTTCGGCAATCTGCGTCATGTCCCTGATGTTGAAGTCGTTGTCGCGATCCGCGGGAACACGGCGCACGTCGCGCAAAATGCCCTCGACATTGTCCTGAAGGTCCGACATTGAAGCGCCTTCCTCCGCCGCGACGTATATTGAGTCGATATCGCGGTTGCCTGCGATCCGCCTCTGGAATGTGGCGATGGGCATGATCACCACATTGTCCTGATCCTGTCCGAAACCCGTCGTTCCCTTGGCCTCGAGCAGGCCGATCACCTTGCAACTCATTTTGTTGACGCGAATGGCGGCGCCATCGGGATCGCCCGCCCCGAAAAACTGCTTGCGCACCGTTTCCCCGATCAGGCACACGCCCGCGCCGCCGCGCCCTTCCTGCTCGGTGAAGGGGCGTCCGCTCGCCACGCGCCAGTCGCGGGCAACGAAATAGTCAGGGTCCGCGCCCGTCACACCGACGGTCAGGCTTTCGGTTCCGTAGATCACGCGAACCTGCTTCTGGGCAGCTCCGGAAATGGCGCGTGCGCCTTCGAGATGGCTGCGCAGCGCCTCGACCTCTCGTTCGGACAGTTCTCGTGGCGCCTGTTCGGGCCGCGCGCCGGGCGTCGGCGCCCGACCTGCATAGACGATCAGCAAGTTGGAGCCAAGCTTGGCGATGTCGGCCCGCACCTTTTCGGTTGTGCCCGAGCCGATGGTAATCATGGCGATCACGGCCGCGACGCCGATGACGATGCCGAGCAGCGTCAGGATCGAGCGCAGCACATTGCGGCGGATCGAGCGCAAGGCGAGCCGGATGGTTTCCCAAAGCATCAGGCCGCCTCCGCCTGTGCGCGATCCGAAGCGATATGGCCGTCCAGGAAGCGGATGGTGCGGTCCGCATATTCGGCAATGTCGGCTTCATGCGTGACCATGGCGATGGTCAGCCCGTGTTCCCGGTTGAAGTCCGTCAGCAGTTTCATGACCTCATGGCTGCGCTGCGTGTCGAGATTTCCGGTCGGCTCGTCAGCGACGAGCAGCGTCGGATTGGTCACGATTGCGCGCGCGATCGCCACGCGCTGCTGTTGGCCGCCGGAGAGTTCGGCGGGCGTGTGGTCCGCGCGGTTGGCGAGGCCGACCTGGTCCAGCGCTTCCAGCGCCATGCGGCGGCGAACGGCGGAAGAGATGCCGCGATAGACGAGAGGCAATTCGACATTCTCGACCGCTGTGGTGCGAGCGAGCAGATTGTAACCCTGGAAGACGAACCCGATATGCAGGTTGCGCAGGATCGCGCGCCGACGCCGGTCCAGATTTCCCGCATCGACGCCGAGAAAATCATATCGTCCGCGTGTCGGCGTATCGAGGCAGCCGATGATGTTCATGGCGGTGGATTTGCCGGAGCCGGACGGGCCCATGATCGCAACGAACTCGCCGCGCTCGACGGCAAGGTCGACGCCCGCAAGCGCGTGAACCTGCGCTTCTCCCTCGCCATAGGTCTTCCAGACCTTGTCGAAACGGATCAGCGCCTCGCTCATTGACCTGTCCGCTGCGTATTCGTGGCGATTGCGGTGATGACCGGATCGCCCGCCGAAAGGCCGGATACGATCTCCGTGCGCTCGGCATCGGTTGCTCCCGGCGTCACATAGACCAGTTGCGGCTGCCCGTCCTTGAGGATGTAGAGCGGGCGCGAGCCATCAGTGCGTTGCGGGCGTGTATCGCGGGACCGACGCGACAGCGGAGGCCGGAAAAGCTGCTCCAGGCTCCAACCCCGGCTTTCCTCCACAACGGGCGGACGGAAACGGAACGCCGCACTTGGCACCGTCAGCACATTGTCGGCCTCGCGCGTCACGATTTCCACTGTTGCCGTCATTCCGGGACGCAGCAGAAGCTCTTCATTGTCCACCTCGAGGCGCGCATCATAAGTGACGACGCCGTCGGTGGTCACGGATGCATAGGCGATGTCGCGAATGTCCGCGTCGAATGTGCGGCCCGGAAAGGCATCGACCGAAAAGCGCGCCTTCTGGCCGGCGCGCACGCCGCCGATGTCGGCCTCATCGACCGCCGCGTTCAGTTCCATCTTGCGCAGGTCGGCTGCGATGACGAACAGAACGGGCGCCTGCAACGAGGACGCAACGGTCTGGCCGGGATCGACGGAGCGCGTCAGTACGATGCCGTCGATGGGCGCATAGATCGTGCTCTTCTGCAGATCGGCTTCCTGAAGCTTCAGTTCCGCCGCAGCAATCGCGGCATTGGCTTCGGCAGCGTCGAGCGCGGCCTGCGCACGGTCGCGCGCAGCCGTCGCCGCTTCCAGCGCCTGCTCGGTTGCCATGCCGCGATTTGTAAGCTGTGCGGCACGCACCTGCGCGGCATTGGTTTCCGTCAGCGTCGTGTGCGCATCGGCCACCTTCGCGTCGGCGGCCTTGACCGAAGCCTTGGCGCGATCGATCTCGGCCAGAAGCCGCGTGGTGTCGAGTTCGGCCAGCACGTCGCCCTGCTTCACATACTGGTTCTCGTCGACCGCCACGGAGCGCACGATGCCGGAAAGCTCGCTGGAAATATCGACCTGTGTGAGCGGCTGGAGCGTGCCGGTCGCCGTGACCTCGACCGTGAGCCTGCCCGTCTCGGCAGGCGCGGTCACGAAGGTAACCGTGTTGCTCGTGCTGGCGCTGCGCATGTAGTAGGCGACCGCGCCTCCGAGCAGGGCAAGCACTATCAAAACATAGAGCCAGAACCGCCACCGGCGTGACCGTCCCTTGCGGTCAAGCCCGAGTTCGGCTTCGATCGACCCTGCCGTGATCGGCGCGGTGTCCGTCGTGCTCAAGCGTTGATCCATATCATTTTCCTGCGCCGCTTCCGGCTATAGAGATCAGTGTGAAGTGGCTGAATTACAACTTAAATCTTTGCAATGTACATGAACTGAAGGTGAACGACGCGATGGGTGAATACAGATACCAGGTGCTCGACGTTTTTACGGATGCGGCGCTGGCGGGAAATCCGCTCGCGGTCGTGCTCGGCGCCGAAAGCCTCGACACGACGGCGATGCAGCGCATTGCGCGCGAATTCAACCTCTCGGAAACTGCCTTCGTCTTGCCGCCCGACAACAAGGCGCATCGTGCGCGCATACGCATTTTCACGCCCGACTACGAAATGCCTTTCGCCGGTCACCCGACAGTCGGCAGCGCGGTCGCGCTGGCCGCGCTTGATGGCATCGACACCGGCATATTCGTTCTGGAGGAAAACATGGGCGACCTGCGCTGCGCGGTGTCGAGGGAAGGAGGAGCGTATTTCGCGGAGTTCGACCTGCCGGCCTTGCCGGAACAGGTCAAATTCGCGGCCGAGCCCGCGATGATTGCCGCCGCACTCGGACTCGATCCGCAGGACGTGGGTTTCGAAAATCATCGTGTTTCTGCGTGGACAGCGGGCGTGCCTTACGTGGCCGTACCGGTGCGCAACCTTGCGGTCGCGGCGCAGGCAAGGCTCGATAACGACGCCTGGATGCGGATTGCGCCGACAAAGGCGGTCGACAAGGTGGCCTCGCCCTATGTGTATACGCGCGAAACCGTTGGGCACGACATCTCCTATCATGCGCGCATGTTCGTGCCGGGCAATCCGACCTATGAGGATCCGGCGACGGGCTCGGCTGCCGCTGCCTTTTCGGGCGCTGTGGTGCATTTTGACAAGCCAATGGACGGCTTTTCCCAATTGTGGATCGAGCAGGGCATCGAAATGGGCCGGCCTTCGCGCATTCGTCTGGAGATCGAGACGCGGCAGGGGCTCTTGCAGGCGGCGCGCATCGGCGGAAATGCGGTGAAGCTGATCGAGGGAAAGCTCAGCATCTAGCCATATCCGAAATTTCCACGATGCGGGCTGGACAGTGCGGGTTTGCCCGGCTATATGCCCGCCATTCCCGGTTTTTCCGGCCCGTGGGTGTGTAGCTCAGTTGGTAGAGCAGCTGACTCTTAATCAGCGGGTCCACAGTTCGATCCTGTGCACACCCACCATTCTTTCTCGAAGCAGCGTCAAAAGGTTAGCAATTTCCATGGCTTCCGTCAATGCGGACTGCTATGGGAAAGTGCTACGGACATGGCTGGCAGGCGAAGGATGGTGCGAGGGCTTCATAAGCGCAAAGGGACGGACTTCTGGCAGGGCCGATTCCGAATACCTGAGGCGTTATGGCGACAACGGGATAGACTGAAGGCGCTTGGCGTAAAGGATATACCTAAAGCGCAAGAGCATTCGCGCTCTACCGGCAATCTGGACCGGGAGCAGGCAGGAGACGCTTATCTAAAGGCGCTTGTGGTTTGGAATGCCAAGATGGCAGGCTGGCAGGTGCTTCTAGAATCTGGCCCTCAGGCTCTTTCTACCAAGCAGCGAATGGCAATCGCCGCTGACCACGCCAAAGCTTTTCTTGCCAACCATGAGGATGAGCCATTTGAGGCTCCTCCTGCGCCTGCCCTCCCGAAGCTTCCTGAGGCCGGTGACACGGCGTGGGCCAATCTGCTCAAGCAGTTGGCTCCTGACGCTCTGGAGGCGCTCAAGGTGGACGTGCGGGAGTTTCTTAGGGCCAACTATGGGCGGCGTTCCAAGCTAGCCTTTCGGCTGCTCGACAAGCATCCGGCGTTACGCGGTGTGGTTGGGGCTGATCTAGCGGCTGGGCTTGAGGCCCTGCACGGCGCGGACACGGATGCGGCGCTCAAAGCTCTTGGCCTTCATGTCGATGCCGTAACGCGGCGGCTGGTTAATCTGGAGATGGCTGACTTCATGGGAGCGGCGCATCGTGGCCTTGAGGCACGGCGTGGGGGTGACTACAGGCCGATGGAGGAGCTTGAGGCCGCTCCTGCATTTGTGGCTTCGTCGCCTTCCTCAGACCTCAAAGCGTCCGCCGTATCCCTCCAAGGCCTGTTTGAAGCGTGGTGGCGGGAAGCGAAGGCGGCGGGCCGGTCTCCAAGCACAAAGTATAGCTACGGCAAGTCGGTGGAGGAGCTAGGGCAGTTTCTACGCCATGACGATGCAACGCGGATTAGCGATGCGGACATCGTGCGTTTCAAGGACCATCTGGCAACCTCTCCCAATGCTCGCACAGGTAAGCCGCTGGATACGAGGGTCATCAAAAACAGCTACCTAGCTGGCCTCAAGAGCATATTCGGTTGGGCGGTTGCCAATAAGAAACTCTCCAGCAATCCCGCCAAGGACGTGACAATCAAGGTTGGGAAGCTAAAGCGGTCGCGGCCTCCCGAGTTCACGTCTGACGAATGGCAGGCGATCTTGCTTCAAGCGCTTAACGCAGTGCCCATACAGGGCGAGCCTTCGCAGCAATACGCAATGCGGCGCTGGGTGCCGTGGCTTTGTGCCTATACGGGTGCGAGGGTCGGTGAGATGGTCCAGTTACGCAAGCAGGATTTGCGCCGGGAGGAGGGACGTTGGGTGCTGCGCATCGCGCCTGATGCCGGTGCAGTGAAGGGCGGGCAGTTTCGGGATGTGCCGCTGCATGAGCATCTTGTGGAGATGGGCTTCCCTGAGGTCGTCCAATCGGCCCCTGATCAATGCCTATTCATGTGGACAGGGAGCGGGCAAGCAGCAAGGAATACCGCCAAGAACAGGATGCGGGATGAGGTTCGCCACGTTGTCAAAGACCCCGATATTCAGCCTAATCACGGCTGGAGGCATACCTTCAAGACCGTTGGCAGAGACGCGGGAGTTCCCGAACTGGTGTTGAACGCTATAGTCGGCCACGCATCACAGAACGTTGGCGACAACTACGGGTCGGTGACGATGAAGGCCAAGGCAGATGGGCTGGCGAGGTTCCCTAAGTTCGACTTGAAGGGAACAAAGCCTTAAGTGCTGCCGCTGGGCCGCTGGTCCTGCTTTCTACGGCCCCAGTTGGAAAGACGCTTGCGCTTAAGACCGAACTTCATCGCAAGGGTGCTGTCTACGGATATAGCGCTGGTCACGGCTGCACCTTGAAAACGCGCATACCAGTCAAAATCGATGTGCAACCGCTCGCCCAGCTTTGGCTCTAGGCCGCACGTATTGTCCACACGTTGCAAAAAGATGGTACTTACGAAGCCACGATTGTGGACATAGATATTCCTCACCTCAATAAACAAATTGAGCATATCCCTAGTGTTAGAATCAAGAAACAGATCGACCCCGAGACGCTCCTGAAAATATTGCTCCATTTTGCGTAGTCCGCCGTAGGAAAGATCGTTTACCTTCCTGTCGATAAGATACTCAACTAGGTCAGACTTTGTGCGAAACTGCATCAAATCATCAATCTTAATCGTCTCGGACGACCTTAAAAGCTCAGGACGTTTCTTGATGCAATCCTGAATGATGTTGGAAAGATACCAGAGGAACGAATCGGCGGTCCCTGTTACGAGGTTCCTCGCGTTGAGGGAAGAAAACCGCCCAAGTCGTTTCTGGACGGCATCTGGATTGTCTATTGCTTTCTGATACTCGGCAAATTCCGGCGATGCGGGATCAAGGCCTTTAATGAGCGCTTTGCTTGCACCTATGCGCGTTTCATCGGCCCTCGCTGCCAGCTGTACAGCGAACATGAACAAGTTGAAGATGTCGCGGCAGTCTCGAAGGAACGTATTCAGGCTGGACGTTGCCAGCGAAGTCCTTTCGGGAAAGTACAGCCACGGTCGCTCTTCGCTGTCCGGGTCAGCCATATGGTCAACCTAGCTACGTTGTAAGACCCTCATTACCTGAGTAGCCGACCATCTGCCACCCCTCGAAGTCGCCACCCCCATGTCATTCAGCACATCGGCAATGGCTGTAAGGGTCTGCCCTGCTTGGCGGAGAGGCCCGACGATCTTCATCACCTTCTCGGCTTCCCGTTTGGCCTTCGCTTGGATT
Protein-coding sequences here:
- a CDS encoding BA14K family protein, with amino-acid sequence MIPGQWLVAGLILATTQAAGAIPFARPNASDLVIEVQLDCTGPRCLTIGPIRQPYLQGTRPPQLPGREMFRQSPFPPPVKLQQPEMDYRVPKMQEDKPLVREIRPPDPTYRATGLPQKHIDWCYARYRSYRESDNSWQPFSGPRRQCQSPDG
- a CDS encoding ABC transporter permease, coding for MLWETIRLALRSIRRNVLRSILTLLGIVIGVAAVIAMITIGSGTTEKVRADIAKLGSNLLIVYAGRAPTPGARPEQAPRELSEREVEALRSHLEGARAISGAAQKQVRVIYGTESLTVGVTGADPDYFVARDWRVASGRPFTEQEGRGGAGVCLIGETVRKQFFGAGDPDGAAIRVNKMSCKVIGLLEAKGTTGFGQDQDNVVIMPIATFQRRIAGNRDIDSIYVAAEEGASMSDLQDNVEGILRDVRRVPADRDNDFNIRDMTQIAETMASTTTVMTGMLGAVAGVSLLVGGIGIMNIMLVSVTERTREIGIRLAIGAHERHILVQFLVEATVLSLIGGSLGIALGLGLAYAAAWAMGVPFVPSATIILLAVGFSALIGMVFGFFPALRGARLDPIDALRHE
- the ilvC gene encoding ketol-acid reductoisomerase; amino-acid sequence: MRVYYDRDADLNLIKGKKVAIIGYGSQGRAHALNLKDSGVKEIAIGLKPGSATAKKVEADGLKVLSVAEAAKWADLMMMATPDELQADIYKNEIAPNIRDGAAIAFAHGLNVHFGLIEPKVSVDVLMVAPKGPGHTVRGEYEKGGGVPCLVAVHQDASGNALDLGLSYACGVGGGRSGVIETSFKEECETDLFGEQVVLCGGLVELIRAGFETLVEAGYAPEMAYFECLHEVKLIVDLIYEGGIANMNYSISNTAEWGEYVTGPRIITPETKAEMKRVLKDIQTGKFTSEWMQEYRSGLARFKGIRRMNDSHQIEQVGEKLRGMMPWISKNKLVDKAKN
- a CDS encoding TetR/AcrR family transcriptional regulator, whose amino-acid sequence is MSQLAREIGAPERTADPLTERQEAVLDAVLALMVEQGGSLTMTDIARRASCSKETLYKWFGDRDGILTATVRWQASKVRAGNYDAQKLDARALRESLENFARNWLAVISSSTSVALNRIAIGEAASHRSDLGRIVLANGRLAIGERLKPLLEAARTAGLLSFDDAESTFRTFFGLVGRDVQIRLLLGDALKYSAPEIAADARRATDQFLTLFGPPGTAGENSNNPHINT
- a CDS encoding aldehyde reductase, which gives rise to MPGSLVLVTGGSGFIGVHCIAKLLEAGYRVRATVRSAKREPEIRAMLARAGIDAGNRLETVLADLMSDVGWREAVSGCTYVLHIASPLPHAQPANPDELIVPAREGTLRVLRAARDAHVRRVVLTSSFAAIGYGHAPRSQPYTEEDWTDETAVATPYIKSKTIAERAAWAFVHEEGNGLELAVVNPVVVLGPVLGADYSASIALIGSMLEGRVPFLPRLMLGIVDVRDVADLHLAAMTAPQAAGERFLAVADGFMSMRDIAGVLKAGLGSAASRVSTRVLPDWVVRVAALFSASARLAAGPELGRIRNASSAKAQDVLGWKPRPREEAILSSARSLLDLGLVKGGSQKPVAKPVERD
- a CDS encoding NUDIX hydrolase, with the translated sequence MSFVLPRGQVLPVHEIDMRLLDTPHPYEAAYADRIAENWKLDHAANPHLFNGIIVMPSAFRLSGTRLTGECNAVNYATLLYWRKNKGPNGLEHGFAFPALVSRDNALVAIRMGKHTANPGRIYFPAGSFEPGDFVGGQVDVHGNMCREVVEETGLDISSAPFDPHYHIFSQNYATVLFRRYWLDEDAETLARRIEGFVAAEAEPEIEGPVVIRKGDNPENMSPHMAAIVRWHFGRE
- a CDS encoding PilZ domain-containing protein, giving the protein MNVIAEKSIGLDGVVFRERRDGRRQKVLKHGVISFDRNRHVFECVVRNESETGATLFLNQADELPEEFDILILPSSRKCLARIRWRSGERVGVSFE
- a CDS encoding endonuclease/exonuclease/phosphatase family protein, which codes for MSLRIATFNVENLMRRFDYSGYRNQLNQDRVLALYEIKDEQEYRILEQARELAGADDTRQQTALAIVATRADIICMQEVDNIEALNAFEYGYLFKMVGQGYRQKYTTAGNDSRGIDVGIMMREETADGQPIEFVRMTSHAHHTFEEFGLFTPALAELGEKPYERIFRRDCLEIDVRIEGRPLTIYVVHLKSMGSPRNGLSGREATMPLRIAEAQAIRRIIEDRFGRDHTAKKRWVICGDFNDYAERIVINGDQFNGYEFDPVEETQSSLDVLLADGFAESLVGRRPELDRWTLYHNRGPQERHLCQLDYILVSPLLAQQNSNAVPEIIRNGQPFRTPFPPGQEVERYPRIGWDRPKASDHCPVVVTLDILA